Proteins encoded within one genomic window of Triticum aestivum cultivar Chinese Spring chromosome 2D, IWGSC CS RefSeq v2.1, whole genome shotgun sequence:
- the LOC123054593 gene encoding uncharacterized protein has translation MASIRRDLLVALCVAALLAVGSESHGLEDFGSEGKTEATPEMASFFGAKPEAAVLPEALDNNKAAKPEAASAMPTTTTSTNPRSSPPRRSVAVAAGVACGVAALAVVGVAVAVAFVVRARRGERREAEVHLG, from the coding sequence ATGGCGTCCATCCGGCGAGATCTGCTCGTGGCGCTCTGCGTGGCGGCGCTCCTGGCCGTCGGGTCGGAGTCCCACGGGCTGGAGGACTTCGGCAGCGAGGGGAAGACGGAGGCGACGCCCGAGATGGCCTCCTTCTTCGGCGCCAAGCCCGAGGCCGCCGTGCTCCCGGAGGCGCTGGACAACAACAAGGCCGCCAAGCCGGAGGCCGCCTCGGCGatgcccaccaccaccaccagcaccaaCCCACGCTCGTCCCCGCCGCGCAGATCCGTGGCCGTCGCGGCCGGCGTGGCCTGCGGCGTCGCGGCCCTGGCGGTGGTCGGCGTGGCGGTCGCCGTCGCCTTCGTGGTGCGCGCCAGGCGCGGCGAGAGGCGCGAGGCCGAGGTCCATCTCGGCTAA